The DNA sequence AGCCTGTTGAACATCACAAATATCACCTTAGCAGCAGAGAAGACGGTATCGCTTCATGTGCCGGCAATGACTTGCCCTATTTGCCCGTTTACCGTTGAAAAAGCGCTGAAGGGTGTTGATGGCGTAACAACAGTCAATGTTTCTTTCGATCAAAAAACAACAGCGACAGCATTAACAGCGGCAACTAAAAATGCAGGCTACCCGTCTACTG is a window from the Psychromonas ingrahamii 37 genome containing:
- a CDS encoding cation transporter produces the protein MNITNITLAAEKTVSLHVPAMTCPICPFTVEKALKGVDGVTTVNVSFDQKTTATALTAATKNAGYPSTVKN